The sequence below is a genomic window from Sorangiineae bacterium MSr12523.
CTTTGAAGTTCGTCGGGTGGTCGCTCATGGCTGTCCCTTAATAGCGCGGAACGCTGGGATCGATGTCGCGCGACCAGGCGTCGATGCCGCCTTCCAAGTTGAAGACGCGCGTGAAGCCGGTGGAGAGAAAGCGCTCGGCGGCGGCGCGGCTGCGCATGCCGTGGTGGCAATGGAAGACGATGGTCGCGTCCTTGGGGAGGCCCTGCAGGTAATCGACGCCGTCGTCATCCAGGTGGCGAGCCATCTTCAAGGAAGCGATGGCGCGCTCCTCGGGGGTGCGCACGTCGAACAGCTCGAACTTGTCGCCGCGGTCGATCATCTCCTTGAAGGCCTTTACGGAGAGGGGCTGCACGCGCGGCGGAGCGTTGGGGTTCTCGATCTTGAAGCCGCCCTCACCGCCCGCACCGGAGACGAAGTCGATGTGCACGCCGTTCGCGCGTCGCGCGGTGGCCTGATCCATCAGGAGCACCAGCCCGTCGACCTCCACGAGAACGTCGTCCGCCTGCTTTTCGTCGATGAACAACTCGTGCTCGAAGTTCGACGGGATGTGCAAGCGCGGATGATCGTCCGAGCCGCCCAAGGCTTGCTTGAACGCGCCGACGGCGGCCGGGGACAACGTGACCTTCGGCCCCGCAGGCCCGGGTCCAGCGGAGGTCCCACCAGTGGACGGAGAACCGGCCAGGCCTTGAATACTTTGAAGCAGCGACGCAAGCTCACCGGAGGCCCGCATTTCCCGCACGATGTCGCAGCCGCCGACGAACTTACCGTCCACGTAAAGCTGCGGAATCGTCGGCCAGCTGGAGAAGGATTTGATTCCCTCACGCAGGGCTGGATCACTCAACACATTTACCGTCTTGTAGCTCGGCAAAAACTCGTCGAGGATGTTGACCACCTGCGCAGAAAATCCGCACTGCGGAAAATGGCGGTTCCCCTTCATGAAGAGAACGACCCGGTTTTCGCTTACGATTTCAGCGATCTGTGCGTGCGTGGGATTCGAACCGGTTGCATTGGCCATCGTACGTGACGAGCCATGCTATACGCCGGCAGTTCCGTCAAGCCGGCTCGAGCAACAATGACCGAGAATACGAAGCCTCTGGCAGTCCGATGCAAGGGCCTGATCAAGGTCTACACCACGCGACATCACGAAATGGTGGTGGCGGTGAATCGCCTGGACCTGGAGGTCCACGCCGGCGAATGTTTCGGCCTTTTGGGGCCGAACGGGGCGGGAAAGACGACCACCGTCGAGATTCTCGAGGGGTTGCTGGCGCCGACCGCCGGTGAGGTAGAGCTCTTCGGCAAGACCTGGGAAAAGGACGAGCGGTTCCTGCGCGAGCGCCTGGGAATCTCCCTGCAGCACACGCACCTGCCCGAACGGCTCACCGTGCGCGAGACCGTGGAGCTGTTTCGCTCGTTCTTCACGCAGGGGCGCGATGTGGGCGAGGCCCTCGACCTGGTGGCGCTCAAGGACAAGGAAAACGCGCGCTACGAGACGCTCTCCGGCGGGCAGAAGCAACGGTTGGCCGTGGCGTGCGCGCTGGTGGGAAATCCCGCGCTGCTCTTTTTGGACGAGCCGACGACGGGGCTCGATCCGCAATCGCGCCGCATGCTCTGGGAGGTGGTGCTCGCCTTCAAGCAGCAGGGCGGCTCGGTGCTGCTGACCACGCACTACATGGACGAGGCCGAGCGCCTTTGCGACCGCGTGGGGGTCATCGACCATGGGCAGATGATTGCGCTGGGCACGCCGAAGGAACTCATCGAGTCGCTGGGCGGGCAGCAGATCGTCGAATTCACGGTGGAGGGGAACGACGAGGAGGTGAACCTCGATGCGCTCTCCACGCTTCCGAGCGTGCATTCGGCGCGCTGGCACACGGGGAGGATTTCCCTCACCGTCGGCCAGCTTCACGAGGCGCTGCCGGCGCTTTTGGCCCACGTGGACCAAGGCGGGCGCAAGCTCACGGGGCTGTCGACCCACCACGCCACCCTCGAGGACGTATTCGTCAATTTGACCGGAAGGCAGCTTCGTGAATAACGCGCGTCTCACCGCCATTCGAGAGCTGGTGCTCACCCGCTGGCGCACCTTCTACCGCGAGCCGGGGACCATGTTTTGGACCTTCGGTTTGCCCGTGGTGCTGTCGATTGCCCTGGGCATGGCCTTCCGAAACGAGGAGCCCGAGCCGCTTCCCGCGGCGGTGCAGGAAGGCCCGCGCGCGGAGCACGTGCGCGAGATGCTCGCGAAGAGCAAGGACATCGAGGCCAAGGTGCTCTCGCCCGAGGCCGCGCACCAAGCATTGCGCACGGGCAAGGTGCACGTGGTGGTCATTCCCTCGGACAATGGCGACGGCAAGGTCACCTATCGGTTCGACCCGACGCGCCCCGACAGCCGTCTCGCGCGCACGTTGGTGGACGACGCCCTTCAACGCGGCGAGGGCCGGCCCGACGTGGTGCCCACCACGACCCAGCACGTGACCGAGCCGGGATCGCGCTACATCGATTTCTTGATTCCCGGTTTGGTGGGCATGGGCCTCATGTCCAGCGGCCTTTGGGGAATCGGATTTGCGCTGGCAGAAATGCGTACGCGCAAATTGCTGAAGCGGCTCATCGCGACACCGATGCACAAAAGCGATTTCATGCTTTCGTTCCTTTTGGTGCGCGCGGCGCTGCTGTCCATCGAATTACCGCCGCTCTTGGTATTTTCGTATTTTGCATTCAAGGTCGGAATCAATGGCTCGATTGTCACGCTGACCTTGATTGCGCTTTTGGGTGCATTGGTGTTCGCCGGGATGGGGTTGCTGTTCGCGTCGCGTTCGGAAAATCCGCAGATCGTCTCGGGGCTCATCAACGTGGCGACGTTTCCCATGTACCTGTGCTCGGGCGTGTTCTTCTCGACGGCGCGCTTTCCCGATTGGACGCAGCCGTTCATCAAGCTTTTGCCGCTCACCGCACTCATCGATGGGCTGCGCGCCGTGATGATCGATGGCGCCGGAATCCTGCAGCTCACGTCGCCGATTTTGGTGCTGGCCGTTTGGGGCTCGGTCTGCTTCGCAGGCGCGCTCAAGCTCTTCAAGTGGCATTGACAGGTTGTGGGGGGGCTCCGCCTCCCCCACACCCCCCGAGAATGGGTTGACCCCGCCGAGAATTGGCTCGGCTGGGGTAACTCAGGCACAATTACGGCGTGTTGGAGGCCCGAAGTGTCCGCGCCCGGTTGATTGTCGATCGCGAGCATTACGACTACCTCGTGAAGGAGGCCATCGAGAAGGCGCGCTTCAGCGTGTGGATCGCGACGGCCAACGTGAAAGAGATGATGGTCGAAGCGCCGATCGGCACGACCGCGCGGGCGCGGGGGAAGTACCTGTCGATCCTCGACAGCTTCGACGCGCTGACCAAGCGCGGGGTGGATGTGCGGCTGCTGCACGCGGGGCTTCCTTCGCGTGCGTTTCGCGAGGCGCTGGGAAAGCGAAAGCGGCTCGTGAAAAGCTTGATGATGCGCCGGTGTCCGCGCGTTCACCTGAAGTTGATCGCGATCGACGGGCGCATTCTTTATCTGGGGAGTGCGAATTTCACTGGGGCGGGGCTTGGCGCGAAGGGCGAGGGTCGGCGCAATTTCGAAGTGGGTATCGTCACGGACGACGATGTCATGCTCGATGCCGTGCAAGCACGGTTCGATACCATTTGGTCGGGGCGTGAATGTCGCACATGCAAGCTTCGCAGCGTGTGCCCGAAGCCACTCGACACGCCAGTGCTTGCGAAGCATAACCAAACCGTACGAAAGAGGATGACATGAAGCTGAATGCCTGCCTCTCGCTAAGCGCCCTGGTATGGGCTGGTGTGATCCTGGTGGCGTGTGGTGGCTCGAACGAGCCGCCCAAGGAGCCGGAGTCGATCGCCACGCCGCTTCCTGGATCGAGCCACACGGGAAATTGGAGTGCGAAGACGTCGGACGGAACGACGCCCCCCACGTCCGATGCAACGACGACGAGCGCGCACACGACGCCGGCGGCGCAGCCTGCCGTTGCACCGCAAGCGCCACCCGCGCAGCCGGTGCCCGCGGGGCCGTGCGATGCGTGCAAAGGGCCCGTTTCGAGCGATCTGCAGGCCGCGTTGAACAAGCGGGTCGAGAACGAGGCGCGCAAGTGCTACGAGCGCGTGCTCACGAATCGGCCGACGGCACGAGCGTCGCTCAGCCTGGACGTGCGCGTGAGTCGCGATGGGTCGACGTGCGATGCCGTGGTGCAGTCCGACGGGCCCGAGGTGCCGGGGCTAGCCGATTGCGTGGCGAACGAGTTTCGTCGCGGCGGATTCCCGAGCCCGGGCAGCTCGTGCGTGCTGGCCAAGGTGCCGATTCTGTTCACGCCGAAAGCGCATTAGGCCGAACGTAGAAGATACCGGCGCACGGCGCGGGGGGCGTCGGCGGGACCCTCGATTTCGATGTAGGGCCGGCCGGGTGCGCGGCCGGGGAAGGAGAAGCTTCCCGTGTTGGCGTAGCGCTCGGTGAGCGCCTCGCGGTGCGTGTGGCCGAAGACGACGAGCTTCGCGTCCGTCACCCCGGCAACGCGCTCCGCGCCCGAGGCGAGCCGCTCGACGACGGACCCCGTGTAGCGGTCGTAGCCCGCCGCCCAGCTCGCGAGCATGGCGATGGCGCCCATCGAGAGGGTGACGCTGCCGACGAAGGGATGGCCCGAGGCAAACGCGATGGCGCCCCCCGCGGCGGTGACGGTGGCGAGCACCCGATCGAGGTAGCATCGCGCGAAGGTGGCCCGCACGCTGGCCAAGGTCGGGCGCGGCGAGAACGAGAGCAGCTCGTCGAGCAGATCACCGGCGAGGCCGACCGATTCCGCGAACGTGGCGGTGTGGGCCATGCCCTGGGCGCGCTGACCTTCGAGATCGAAGCGCGTGCCGCTCTTGCCGAGGGCACCGAAGGCCGTGTGGAAGAAGCGGTAGATGACGTGGGGCGCGCGCACGCCGTACCACTGGAACGACGAGAGAAAGAGCTTCAGCGGCGTGCCATCGTTGGCGTTCAGGTAGCGGTGCGCCCCGGTCGGGGCGATGAACTCCTCCACGAAGTGCACACCGAGGCTCGCCCCCGGCGCGAGCGGATGGGCCGGCGCATTGTCGGGGTCGTAAAGGTGACCGTGCTCGATGTGGATGCCGCCGTCGCGGAAGAACCAGGGCGTGGAGCGCAGGCCCTTCTTGGCCACCGACGACGAGACGCCCAGCGCACCGCCGAGCCGCTCGGCAAAATCGGGCTCGCCCACCTCGGCGTCGTGGTTGCCGGAGACGAGCCAGAGCTCCCCTCCCCTGTCGAGGTGGCTCGCCAGAGCGGTACGAAGCGCCGAGTGCGCCAGAATGGCCTCTTCCGCGGTGCGGCGGCGGTTCTCTTCGCCGTGGCCCTCGGCGGACAAATCCAGGAGATCGCCCGCGAAGACGAAGCGGTCGCCGGGGTGAGCCGCAACGAGGGCGGCGAGATCGTCCACGACCGAGCGCGGCGTCTGACGAAAGAGATGTACGTCACCCAGGACGAAGGTGCGAAAAGCGCGAGAAGCGGTCATGGTGAAGGAGAGGCGCTCGATCCTCTAGCATAGTCGGCCACGATGCGAGCCACGGAGCCCCCGCGCACGGAAATCGTCTTTCCCGATCCACGGGAAACGCCCGAACCCGGCATCGTGGCCGTGGGAAGCGACTTTCGCGCGGGCACGCTTCTTCAAGCCTACCGCCGCGGCATCTTTCCCTGGCCGCATGGGCCGCACGTGCTCTGGTTCTCGCCCGATCCGCGCGCGATTCTTCCGCTGGAGCACGAGCTGCACTGGTCGCGCAGCCTGCGGCGCACGTTGCGCAAGCACCCCTTCGAGGTGACCGTCGACGAAGCCTTCACCGAGGTGATGAAGTCCTGCGGCTCGACCCGCGACGCTACGTGGATCACGCCGAGCCTGGCGCGCGGCTACACGACGCTCCACGGCCTCGGCTGGGCCCACAGCGTGGAGGTTTGGGAACGCCACGGCGAGGAGCGCGAACTGGTCGGCGGCATCTACGGTGTGGCCATCGGCAGCCTCTTCGCCGGTGAATCGATGTTCCACACGCGCACCGACGCCTCGAAAATCGCGTTTGCCACCTTGGCCGAACGCCTACGCCGCAACGGCTTCACCCTCTTCGACGTGCAAGTGATGAGCGATCATCTCGCATCACTCGGCTGCATCGACGTCTCCCGCAACGAGTACCTCCGCCGCCTCGGCCACGCGCTCGACGTCGACGCGGTGTTCTAGAGATCCAACAACGAGCGAAGGAGCTCGTCCACCGCCACCAGCGACTTGATGGAGAATCGACCAGCCATCTTGGGTTCGAATCGGCTTAGATAGGCACTCGTCAGATAGCTAGGCAACACGACTTGAGGATCCGAAGTCCCTGCTTCTTTTCCGGAGATTCGGATCGCCAGCGGATTGTTGTCGTAGACATCGAGTGCTTCGTCCAAAGGAGCGACAAAAACAGTATTGAGTACTTGCCGAAAGCTATTGGACTGGAGCACGACGAAACGTTCGAGCTTCGCCGAGGACTCGAAGCCGATCCGACGCCGAAAAACCAGAACATCACCGCGGCTCGCCACGCAACTCCTCGAGGGCGTCCATGATGACTTTCTCTCGGGCCAAGTACTCAGGCGTCCGAGCGGCCTTGATCCTCGCGATGAGATCTTGCCGCTCGGCATCGGCGAGAGCCTTGAGAACGAGCTCACGCAGGTATTCACCTTCGCGTTGCTTCGACTGTTTCGCGAGCCTTGCCAGGCGCTTTCGCGCTTCGGACGGGATGTTGAGGTTGATGCGCTCCATCGTGTCCATAAGGATAAGATGGAGGACATCTTCGAGGATGTCAAAAATGTCCCCGACTACGGACCTCAGCCGATCAACGTGCGCTCAAGGAAGCCTGAATCGACTGGGCCTCGCGGAGGTGGCCTTCGACTTTGGTGCGCACGGTTTGGAGGTGGGCGCGGACTTCGTTGTTCTTGGCGTTGGGTAGGAGCTGCTGGTCGATCGCATTGAGGACGTCCTTGTGCGCTTTGACTTGCGCGTCCATGTAGGAGCGATCGAAATCGGCGCCGCTTTGGCTGCGGAGTTCGACCAGGGTGCGCTGACCTTCGCTCTGGAGCTGCATCCCGATGGAGCTTTCGGCGGGCGTGAGCTTGAGGCTCTTGGCGATGTCGTAGCCCTTGGCGTCGGCGTCCAGGTGATCGTGCACCATCATGGCGGCGAACTGCTTCACACGCGGGTTCTTCGCCTTGGCTTGCGCGAGCTTGGCTTGATCGACCTCGCCCGTGTTGGCCACGTGCACGGCCTGGAGGATCTGGTCGTCCGCCATCGCGGTGGTCATCGCATTGCGATCGGCCACACCCCCGGTGGGAGGCAGCGCACGGCCGGCAGGATCTTGCGCGAGGTTCGAGTCGTATGGGCCCGGATTGGGGCTCACCGTGGGCGTCTCGGGCGGCGGCTGCTTCCAATTGGACTGCGGCGAATAGGTGCTTCCTGGCGTTTCCGCGCGCGGGCCGGTCGTGTCGGCGGACGTCGTCTCGGGCACTTTGGGCTGCGAGCGATCCTGGGAGCACGCGGCGAGCGTGAGTGCGATCCCCCCTAGGGATGCGTACCGAAGCAGAGTCATGTTGGCCTCCTCGAAATGGCGTTTTTCGCAATGTCGTGATGGCGACGCGCCCCATCGGTGCATATGCAGTGCCGCCGAGCGTGACCTCGCAAAACGAGGCGCCAACGCCGCGCACGGCATCGAGGAAAAATGCGACAGCGAGGCGCGAGTGCTCAGCAGCGCAAGGTGATCGCTTGCGGGCGCACTTCGATTTCGAGCGGGAGAACCCCCACGGGCTCGCCATCGAGATCGATGAGGAAGACGCTGCGTGCGTCTTCGTTTTCGAGGTCCATGAAAATCTTGTCGCAGGGCAAGTGCACGACGCCCGGCTTGCCCAAGTGCTCGCCTTGGTAAATCTTCTGCGAGGTCATCGCGAAGGCGAACTTCGACGGCCCACCGATGGAGACCACTTCGAAACGGCCATCGTCGATTTCGGCCATGGGCGCGACCTTCATGCCCGAACCGAAGTAGCGGCCGTTGCAGACGGCCAGCATGTAGCTCGCGATGCGGTGCTCCGAGGTCTCGCCGGCCCACGAGAGGCTGGTGCGCAGCCGCCCTTCGCGCGAGCGCGCCAATGCCCGCAGGGATGCGCCGAAGTACGCGGCTTTGCCGCCGAGGGCGCGTGAGGCGTTGGCCACGTACTGATCGACGAGACCGCCCATGCCCACGGAGAGAATGTTCACGAAGTAGCGCTCGCCGCGGGTGCCGTCGTGCTTCGTGTAGCGCGCGTAGCCCACGTCGACCTTGCGCGTGCGGCCCGACGCGATGGCGGCGATGTATCGGTCGAGCCGGTGCTCGATGCCGAGCACACGCAGGAGATCCCCACCGGTGCCCTGGCCGATGATGCCGACGGCCACGTGTTCGCGGCGCGCGGGATCGGCGGCAAGGACGCCATTGACGACCTCGTTGAAGGTGCCATCGCCTCCGACGGCCACGATGAGGGACGCGCCACCGTTGGCGGCATCACGCGCGAGCTCGATGGCGTGCCCGGCGCGCTCGGTGAAGACGGCCTCGATGGGGCCGAGCGCGTTTTCGATGGTGCGGCGCATCGCCGGAAAGGACTGGCCGGCGCGGCCGCCGCCGGCGCGAGGGTTCACCACGAGGACGGGGCGCGGATCGCTCACGACGGCGCCGCCCACGAGGAAGCTGGCCAGACCACGCCGCGCTCGCGCAAATCCTCCACGGTGTCCGCGAGGGTCTTCTGCGGATCGCGCACCTGAAAGCCGAGCACGGTCTCGGCCCGCGTCGCGTCGACGTACCAGTAGTACTGCGCCATGTCCAAGCTCACCGGGTCCACGGCCACGTCGAGTCCCAGGCGCGAGGACACGCGCCCGAGCATCTCGGCACCACGCCGCGCGAGCAAGGGCACACGCGGCGTGGGCAGCCACGGCGCCTTCACGCCGGAGGCGCGCTCGAGCCGCTCGAAGAAGGCGCGCAGGGTCAGGTTGATCGCCGAAAGCAGGTAACGCTGGCCGCCCTCGCCTTTCTCCATGGCGAGGCGCATGCCTTCCGCGGCGTCGCGCGCATCGACGAAGGAGAGACCGCCCGCGGGCACGGCCGGGATCTTCCGCTCGAGGAAGAGGCGCACGTCCTCCACCGAGGAGCCGCGCACGTCACCCGGGCCGAGCAGCAAGGTGGGATTCACCGACACGACGGAAAACGCGCCCTCGACGTGGCGCTCGAGGGCCGCCTGCTCGGCGAAGAGCTTGGAGCGATAGTACGGCCATCGGGAGATGAGCCCGAGGGGCGTCTCGTCTTCCTCGCTACCGACGTGCTCGGGATCCTCGCTCACCGCGACGGTGCCGCTGGTGGAAGCATGCACGACCTTGCGAACCCCCGCCTCTTTGCAGGCATCCAGCGTGATCTTCGTGCCCTCGACATGAAGGCGGCGCAGCTCCTCGGCGTCCTCGGGCTTGCGCGACACCTTGCCGGCGCAATGGAAGAGCCCTTCGCAGCCAACCGCCGCATCACGCACGCTGCCCGCGTCGAGCACATCACCGCGACGGACCACCACGCCCAGCGATGCAAGAGACGGCTCGTCGTGGCGGCAGAGCGCCACGACCTCGTGCCCGTGCCGAAGCAGCGACGTCACCAAGTGACGGCCGAGAAAACCGGTTGCACCCGTTACGAGATAGCGCGCCATGGTCGTCGTCAGGAAAGCTGGAAGGCCTTCTGGAAGGTGAAGAGCAGCGAGACGTCGTTCGATTTGACCGCGCCCGAGAGAAACTCGGCCGGCCCCGGCAGGTACGATTCGCGCACGATCCGCGTGAAAATTTCCGGCGTGGTCTTGAGGACGCAATCGGCCGTGCCGCCCTCGGGCTTGCCCAGTTTGATGCGGCACGATGCACCGTCGATGTGCACCGTCCACTTGGCGAACGCATCGCCGCCCAAGGTGAAATAGAAAGACACGGACTTGTCGACCTGCCCCGGGACGAAGCGCTCCTCGAGTTCGGAGAAGACGCCAACCAGGGGATGCTCGCGTTCCTTCTGCAGATCGCTCGCGGTGGAGCGCGCCAAGTCGAGCACCTGGCCATCGGAGAGCGCGAGCACGGCTTGGCGGGCCAGCTTGGCGACCTCGCGGGCGGCGTCCTGGGCGCTCATGCCCGCGGTGAGCCGGCGCATGTCCGCCACGGTGAGCGGCGGGCCAATGCGCGCGACGATGTTGCGGCGCGTGGGCAGGAAGGCGCCTTTCTTCATCGATTCGAAGGTGCCGCCCAGGTACACGGGAAGGATGTCTACCCCGTGGGTGAGGGCGAGGTAGCCGACGATGGGCTTGAACTCGCCAATCTCGCCGGTGGTGCTGCGCGATCCCTCGGGGAAGATGAGCACCGTGCGGCCGCGCTCGATGACGTCGGCCGCCTGACGCAGGCCCTGGCGCAGACCATTCTTGCGATCGAGCGCCTTCAGGTTGGTGAAGTTCTCGAAGAAAGCGCGCCGGAGCCCACCCTCGAAGAAGTAGTCCTGCGCCGCGAGCGAGACCACGTCCTCGCCGTATTTGCCGAGAGCGTGGCGCACGAAGCCCATGTCGAGGTGGCTCGAATGGTTCGCCGCCACGATGGTGTTGCGGTTGTGCGGGATGAAGGCTCGGCCGGTGACCCGCGGCTGCATGACTTGGCCGTAGAAGGCGTCTTGCAGCTTGCCGATGACGGCCTTCGCCGATTCCTGCACGGCGGGCGGCAGCACCAACGGCGCGGGCTCCGACTTCTCGATCTTCTTCGTGTCGCCCACACCGGCGCGACGCAGCGGCCCGGTCGTCGTGGTCTCGCCGGCGAGTTTCTCGATGTCGGCGACGGTGCGGCAGCCTTGCAGGGCCACCGGATCGAGCGTGCTGCCCTTCGACTCGAGGGCCTCGAGCAGCTCGGTGAGCATCAGCGAATCGAACCCGAGATCGCCTTGAAGCGCCGCCTGCGGCGTCACCTCGGTGATGCTTCGCCCGCTCACGGCGACGATGGCCTGGCGCACATGACCGGCAGCGGCGGTCGCCTCGTCCGGCGGGGCGGTGGCGGCGATCATGCGGCGCAGGATCGCTTCGACCTCGTTCCGCTTGATCTTTCGCGTCGAGGTGCGCGGCAACGGCGCATCGTACAGGTGCACGACGGAGGGCTGCTGCCCGTACGGCAAGGTGGCAATCGCCTCGCGCAGCGAACGCATCGCGCGATCGAGGCGCACGGCGCGCGGTGCATCGTCGTCCGGTGCGGGCACGGCGAGGCAGGCCACGCGCTCGCTGCCCTTCGACTCGACGCCCACGATGCAAAGCTCGGTCATGTGCGCCACGGGGCCGAGACGCCGCTCGACGTCCTCCGGGTACACGTTTTCACCCGTCGACGTGACGATGACGTCCTTGAGGCGCCCCACGATCTCCAGGCGGCCCCTTCGATCGAGCTTGCCCAGGTCCCCGGTGTGGAGCCAGCCGTTTTCATCGATCGCGCGACCCGTCGCCTCGGCGTCCGTGTAGCCGGCCATGACGTTCGGTCCGCGCGCGATGACCTCGCCCACGCCGTGGTCGTCCGGGTTCTCGATCTTGATCTCGACCCCCGGGATGGCCGTCCCCACCTGCCCGGCCGGCGAATTCGGCGACGACTTCGACACGGTGAGAACCGGCGCAGCCTCGGTGAGGCCGTAGCCCTCGGTGAGGCGTAGGCCGAGGCCCGAGAAGAGATCGTGCGTCTCCTTCGGAAGCGCGGCGCCGCCCGAAATGAGCCATTTGATGTTGCCGCCCAGCGCCTGGTGCACCGGCCCAAAGAGAATGCGCCCCGCATCGACGCCCAGCGTTTTGCCCAGGAGGCGATTGAGCTCCGTGGCCCACTCGAAGGCCGTCTCGGCAAAGGCGCCTTGTGCGCGCACCTGGCTCAAAATGCGCCGCTCGAGCATCTGCCAGAGGGCCGGAACGCCGACCATCGCGGTCACGCGGCCCGACTTGAGCCCCGTCGAGAGCCGGTCCGCGTTCAATTCGTCCAGGTACGCGATCTTCGCGCCGCGCGAGAGCGGCAGGAGCAAACCGCAGGTGAACTCGAAGGTGTGATGCAGCGGCAGAACGCTGAGCAGCCGGTCCCCCGCCTTCAGCGGAAAGATGGGCGCCAGCGCGGCAATCAGCGAGGTGAAGTTCGCATGCGAGAGCATCACGCCCTTGGGCGTGCCGGTGGTGCCGCTCGTGTAGATCAGGCTCGCGATGTCATCCGGCGTGATCTCCGGCGCATCCTCGGCGGCGAGCAGCTCGGCGCGATCGTCGGCGCATGCTTCGAACGATTCGTGCAAATTCCACACATCGAGCCGGTCGATGACCAGCTCGCGATCGGCCAGCGCAAAGCGCGCGCCGCTCTCGGTGACGATGTTCGCCACCATCGGCGTCTCCATCGCCGCATCCACGGGAACGGCCACCGCACCCGCGCACAGGATCCCGAAGTACCCGAACGCCCACGAGGGATCGTTCTTGCCCGTGAGGATGACGCGATCGCCTTTGTTCACGCCCGCCCGCACCAGGCGCAACGCCAGGGCACGCGCCCGATGGTGCAGCTCCCGGTACGTGAGGCGCGAGAAGCCATCCGCCTCGAGCCGCTGCAGCGCGGGAAGCAGATCGTGCCGCTTGGCCATCTGATCGAGCAACGTGACCAGCGTCTCGTGCGCGCGCAGCGGCTTGACCGGCCTTTTGAGCTTCTTCTCCATCTCGGGGAAGATCCACTTCTCGAGGCCGGGCATGTGGACCTTCATCATGTAGTCCGCCCAATCGAGCGACTCGGGATGCCAGAGAAGCTTCGCGCGGTCCGCCTCGGTGAGGCGCGCGTAGGCGGCCCGCGTGTTCGTGCAGTCGAACGGCCCGTTGTCCTCCGTGGTGAACGGGGCGTACAGGCGCATGATGTCCGCGATTTTTTGCTCGCGCGCCCTCACCTTGTCGAGCCCGACCGACGCCGGCTTGAGCGCGGGCACCTGCGCGAGCGCCTTGGAGAGGCCCCCCGCTGCCGCGGCAAGGAACGGAGAGCTGAACGTCTCGAACTCTTTCATCGGCACCGCGGTGAGCTCGAGGTGCGATTGCAGGAAGTTGAAGAAGGGATTTCCCTTGCCGCGCCGCTGGTAGTACTTGCGCTTGTAAAGCCCCGTAAGCTCGCCGAAGCGCGCCGCGGTGCACGGATTCCGATCCGACGCCCCGTATTGGTACACGGCGGGATTTTTTCCCTCGAGGAGCTCCGCC
It includes:
- a CDS encoding AMP-binding protein, with product MHSENEQSYKNGITPTHVESAERAPLDIAALFDGARFFVLGGTGFLGKVFWVMLLDRYPEIGKIFLLVRSSKEMTSEERFWSKVATSDALAPLREKHGSRFESFLRDKVVPVDGDVGRPHCGIDDALVRELRGTIDAVVNVAGVVDFNPPLDEALDANAFGAQNLVALARALGDCPLFHTSTCYVAGRRRGPIKEVDPRTYPFPRAEELGAELWDPEREIAECLDLVAQAKHRCEDAFRQSEFAEHARKNLLKRGEPSEGPAFEDELARVKRKFISDLLIEAGTDRATHWGWPNIYTYTKSIGEQVIARSGLPFTIGRPACCETTLSFPFTGWNEGISTSVPIIYMAIQGQVLTPARETPLDFIPTDMVTSGMILSLAELLEGKNPAVYQYGASDRNPCTAARFGELTGLYKRKYYQRRGKGNPFFNFLQSHLELTAVPMKEFETFSSPFLAAAAGGLSKALAQVPALKPASVGLDKVRAREQKIADIMRLYAPFTTEDNGPFDCTNTRAAYARLTEADRAKLLWHPESLDWADYMMKVHMPGLEKWIFPEMEKKLKRPVKPLRAHETLVTLLDQMAKRHDLLPALQRLEADGFSRLTYRELHHRARALALRLVRAGVNKGDRVILTGKNDPSWAFGYFGILCAGAVAVPVDAAMETPMVANIVTESGARFALADRELVIDRLDVWNLHESFEACADDRAELLAAEDAPEITPDDIASLIYTSGTTGTPKGVMLSHANFTSLIAALAPIFPLKAGDRLLSVLPLHHTFEFTCGLLLPLSRGAKIAYLDELNADRLSTGLKSGRVTAMVGVPALWQMLERRILSQVRAQGAFAETAFEWATELNRLLGKTLGVDAGRILFGPVHQALGGNIKWLISGGAALPKETHDLFSGLGLRLTEGYGLTEAAPVLTVSKSSPNSPAGQVGTAIPGVEIKIENPDDHGVGEVIARGPNVMAGYTDAEATGRAIDENGWLHTGDLGKLDRRGRLEIVGRLKDVIVTSTGENVYPEDVERRLGPVAHMTELCIVGVESKGSERVACLAVPAPDDDAPRAVRLDRAMRSLREAIATLPYGQQPSVVHLYDAPLPRTSTRKIKRNEVEAILRRMIAATAPPDEATAAAGHVRQAIVAVSGRSITEVTPQAALQGDLGFDSLMLTELLEALESKGSTLDPVALQGCRTVADIEKLAGETTTTGPLRRAGVGDTKKIEKSEPAPLVLPPAVQESAKAVIGKLQDAFYGQVMQPRVTGRAFIPHNRNTIVAANHSSHLDMGFVRHALGKYGEDVVSLAAQDYFFEGGLRRAFFENFTNLKALDRKNGLRQGLRQAADVIERGRTVLIFPEGSRSTTGEIGEFKPIVGYLALTHGVDILPVYLGGTFESMKKGAFLPTRRNIVARIGPPLTVADMRRLTAGMSAQDAAREVAKLARQAVLALSDGQVLDLARSTASDLQKEREHPLVGVFSELEERFVPGQVDKSVSFYFTLGGDAFAKWTVHIDGASCRIKLGKPEGGTADCVLKTTPEIFTRIVRESYLPGPAEFLSGAVKSNDVSLLFTFQKAFQLS
- a CDS encoding NAD-dependent epimerase/dehydratase family protein, which produces MARYLVTGATGFLGRHLVTSLLRHGHEVVALCRHDEPSLASLGVVVRRGDVLDAGSVRDAAVGCEGLFHCAGKVSRKPEDAEELRRLHVEGTKITLDACKEAGVRKVVHASTSGTVAVSEDPEHVGSEEDETPLGLISRWPYYRSKLFAEQAALERHVEGAFSVVSVNPTLLLGPGDVRGSSVEDVRLFLERKIPAVPAGGLSFVDARDAAEGMRLAMEKGEGGQRYLLSAINLTLRAFFERLERASGVKAPWLPTPRVPLLARRGAEMLGRVSSRLGLDVAVDPVSLDMAQYYWYVDATRAETVLGFQVRDPQKTLADTVEDLRERGVVWPASSWAAPS
- a CDS encoding diacylglycerol kinase family lipid kinase; its protein translation is MSDPRPVLVVNPRAGGGRAGQSFPAMRRTIENALGPIEAVFTERAGHAIELARDAANGGASLIVAVGGDGTFNEVVNGVLAADPARREHVAVGIIGQGTGGDLLRVLGIEHRLDRYIAAIASGRTRKVDVGYARYTKHDGTRGERYFVNILSVGMGGLVDQYVANASRALGGKAAYFGASLRALARSREGRLRTSLSWAGETSEHRIASYMLAVCNGRYFGSGMKVAPMAEIDDGRFEVVSIGGPSKFAFAMTSQKIYQGEHLGKPGVVHLPCDKIFMDLENEDARSVFLIDLDGEPVGVLPLEIEVRPQAITLRC